In Aedes albopictus strain Foshan chromosome 3, AalbF5, whole genome shotgun sequence, the following are encoded in one genomic region:
- the LOC109426332 gene encoding arrestin domain-containing protein 3, which yields MPTQCAIKFDSNPNGVFYSGQTLTGHVELHLDNPKKVKNLKLIITGCAEVKWTKSKLSRRNGAAATAAANRWRRIKRETYMGKEEYIASEVALIPRTNDDAIEIPAGTHEYKFTCQIPSNAATSFEGEHGRVRYTVRAVLYRPWKFDQTCTIAFTVLQPLDLNHEPEKVGQPMKLERSKNFWFWPCISGPMHFSIELPVSGYVSGQKIPITVNLNNASNIPIQAIRSKLVRKVCFISQTPTRKARSEAKTVAKMLTTVTSDKSNQYTQDLVIPATAPTGKCPIITVEYELKVKVKLGGFRSDQEMTIPITIGTVPFGMSPKLESPLNNSGAAGFGWSGGMPMPSGVATPLLSMPELPNARSSPLPYPPATAAPPAIGFLPPSYQEAMNQSAVNVNDGEPNAIGFQAYIPRYPVYNFGSPLRM from the exons ATGCCGACACAGTGTGCGATCAAGTTCGATAGCAATCCGAATGGAGTGTTCTATTCCGGGCAGACGCTCACCGGACACGTGGAACTACACCTGGACAATCCCAAGAAAGTTAAAA ATCTCAAATTGATCATCACGGGGTGCGCCGAAGTCAAATGGACAAAGAGCAAATTGAGTCGCCGCAACGGAGCAGcggcaacagcagcagccaatCGCTGGCGGAGAATCAAAAGAGAAACATACATGGGAAAAGAGGAATACATTGCTTCAGAGGTTGCTTTGATCCCACGAACGAATG ATGACGCCATCGAAATACCGGCCGGAACACATGAGTACAAATTTACCTGCCAGATACCGTCCAATGCGGCCACATCCTTCGAGGGGGAACATGGCAGGGTTCGATATACGGTCCGGGCCGTCCTCTACCGGCCATGGAAATTTGACCAAACCTGTACTATTGCCTTCACAGTATTACAACCGTTGGATCTCAACCATGAACCGGAAAAGGTAGGCCAGCCCATGAAGCTGGAACGATCGAAAAACTTCTGGTTTTGGCCGTGCATTTCCGGACCGATGCACTTTTCCATAGAACTACCCGTAAGTGGGTACGTTTCCGGACAGAAGATTCCCATCACTGTTAATCTGAACAATGCCAGTAACATTCCGATACAAGCCATTAGGAGTAAACTGGTGCGAAAAGTTTGCTTTATTAGTCAAACGCCGACTCGAAAGGCCAGGAGTGAGGCTAAGACAGTGGCCAAAATGCTCACAACGGTTACGAGTGATAAATCCAACCAGTATACCCAAGACTTGGTAATTCCGGCCACCGCTCCGACCGGCAAATGCCCCATCATTACCGTAGAGTACGAACTAAAAGTTAAGGTCAAACTGGGCGGTTTTCGATCGGATCAGGAAATGACCATTCCAATTACCATTGGTACAGTTCCTTTCGGAATGTCGCCAAAATTGGAATCGCCCCTTAACAATAGTGGTGCTGCTGGCTTCGGGTGGAGTGGCGGCATGCCAATGCCGTCAGGCGTGGCAACTCCACTTCTGTCCATGCCGGAGCTACCAAACGCGCGAAGCTCCCCGTTGCCGTACCCTCCTGCTACGGCGGCGCCTCCTGCGATCGGATTTT TACCTCCCAGTTACCAGGAGGCCATGAACCAGTCGGCGGTCAACGTGAATGACGGGGAACCGAATGCGATCGGATTCCAGGCGTACATTCCTCGCTACCCGGTGTACAACTTTGGCTCTCCACTTAGGATGTAG